The Pectobacterium wasabiae CFBP 3304 DNA segment GGCGACCGGTGGTTCGATGATCGCGACGATCGATCTGCTGAAAAAAGCAGGCTGCCACAGTATTAAGGTACTGGTATTGGTCGCGGCTCCAGAAGGGATTGCCGCATTGGAGAAAGCTCACCCGGATATTGAGCTTTATACCGCATCCATTGATAAGGGTCTCAACGAGCAAGGTTACATCATGCCGGGCCTGGGTGATGCGGGCGATAAAATATTTGGTACGAAATAACAGGTAAGCCGACTTATAGTCGGCTTTTTTTTGGCGCGAACCTAAGTACTTCCTATGGTGCGCCACAGCCTGTGTTACGTCACACGCGGTTCTTTTATTACATCAGCAGTCAACATCATCCTGCTTTACTACGGTGGGGCGGGATGAGTCTGGCTGTGATAATAAGTGTGGGTCTACCTGCACATACAAATAGCAACACTACAGAGGATATTGAAGATGACTCGTCGCGCCATCGGGGTGAGTGAACGCCCCCCCTTGTTACAAACTATCCCGTTGAGTTTCCAGCATCTATTCGCGATGTTTGGCGCTACCGTTCTGGTTCCCATCCTGTTTAAGATCAACCCGGCGACCGTACTGTTATTTAACGGCGTGGGTACGCTGCTTTATTTATTCATTTGTAAGGGAAAAATCCCTGCATATTTGGGGTCGAGCTTTGCGTTCATTTCCCCCGTTTTACTGCTGTTGCCGCTGGGGTATGAAGTTGCGCTGGGTGGTTTCATCATGTGTGGCGTGTTGTTCTGTCTGGTGGCGCTGATTGTTCAGAAAGCGGGTACTGGCTGGCTGAATGTGCTGTTTCCGCCTGCGGCGATGGGGGCGATTGTCGCCGTTATCGGCCTTGAGCTCGCCGGTGTTGCGGCAGGAATGGCCGGACTGCTGCCTGCCGATGGCACATCCGTTGATTCCACTGCGGTGACGATTTCTCTGGCAACGCTGGCGATCACCATTTTGGGATCGGTGCTGTTTCGCGGTTTTCTGGCGATCATCCCGATTCTGATCGGGGTACTGGCTGGCTATGCGCTGTCGTTCGCGCTGGGCGTGGTTGACTTGACCCCGATTCGTGAAGCGCACTGGTTCGCGATGCCAACATTCTATACGCCGCGCTTTGAGTGGTTTGCCATTCTGGCGATCCTGCCTGCGGCGCTGGTGGTAATTGCAGAACACGTTGGCCACCTGGTCGTGACGGCGAACATCGTGAAGAAAGATCTGATGCGCGATCCGGGACTACACCGCTCCATGTTTGCCAACGGGATTTCTACCGTGCTGTCTGGTTTCTTCGGTTCTACGCCGAACACGACCTACGGAGAGAATATCGGCGTGCTGGCGATTACCAAAGTGTATAGCACCTGGGTTATTGGCGGCGCCGCGATCCTTGCGATTCTGCTCTCCTGCGTAGGTAAATTGGCCGCGGCGATTCAGGCTGTACCGGTTCCTGTCATGGGTGGTGTGTCGCTGTTGCTGTACGGCGTGATCGGTGCCTCTGGTATTCGCGTGCTGATTGAATCCAAAGTGGATTACAACAAAGCACAAAACCTGATCCTGACCTCTGTGATTCTGATCATCGGCGTCAGCGGTGCGAAAGTACATCTGGGCTCGACCGAACTGAAGGGCATGGCGCTGGCGACGGTTGTCGGTATCGGTATGAGTCTGGTGTTTAAAGTCATCAGCCTGTTCCGCAAAGAGGAAGAGATCCTCGATGCGCCGGAAGAGAACGACGTGCGTTCATAGTTGTGTTATTCCCCCTGTTGAGGCTGCGTAGATCGTGGTCTCAACAGGGACAGGTTTCTGTGGTAAACTCGATCCGTTTTCCTGCCCGTTTTGCTTGAGGTGATTCTGAACACGCCGGCACAGCTTTCATTGCCACTCTACTTACCCGATGACGAAACAT contains these protein-coding regions:
- the uraA gene encoding uracil permease; amino-acid sequence: MTRRAIGVSERPPLLQTIPLSFQHLFAMFGATVLVPILFKINPATVLLFNGVGTLLYLFICKGKIPAYLGSSFAFISPVLLLLPLGYEVALGGFIMCGVLFCLVALIVQKAGTGWLNVLFPPAAMGAIVAVIGLELAGVAAGMAGLLPADGTSVDSTAVTISLATLAITILGSVLFRGFLAIIPILIGVLAGYALSFALGVVDLTPIREAHWFAMPTFYTPRFEWFAILAILPAALVVIAEHVGHLVVTANIVKKDLMRDPGLHRSMFANGISTVLSGFFGSTPNTTYGENIGVLAITKVYSTWVIGGAAILAILLSCVGKLAAAIQAVPVPVMGGVSLLLYGVIGASGIRVLIESKVDYNKAQNLILTSVILIIGVSGAKVHLGSTELKGMALATVVGIGMSLVFKVISLFRKEEEILDAPEENDVRS